A genomic window from Vicia villosa cultivar HV-30 ecotype Madison, WI unplaced genomic scaffold, Vvil1.0 ctg.002437F_1_1, whole genome shotgun sequence includes:
- the LOC131638811 gene encoding uncharacterized protein LOC131638811 — MVDTVRRRLSTWNNNYLSIGGRIILLNSVLCAIPVYFLSFFKAPAESFRREGEELVWKDGWAANLNEENYRLKKKIVGNFRGLTLKENVEDWWIWAKKTYSVKDAYTEIMEGYHLLNIEDQGLVAVWNKIVPLKVLVLVWRMWQNKIPTRDDLIKQGIAAESQGSCPFGCGKEESVNHIFFECLIATFSWSDIVRWLNIKGVFHNTATQNFYLFAYFNNSGRSIQEKFLVIWYACVWIIWKRRNDIVFKKKHKLGEAFIYDIQLTSWWWLRSKVKRFQYSFYQWIFNPKACLGWNDGYKVVV; from the exons ATGGTTGATACTGTGAGACGTAGGTTGTCTACATGGAACAATAATTATCTTTCAATCGGAGGACGTATTATTCTATTGAATTCGGTTTTATGTGCAATTCCTGTCTATTTCCTTTCCTTCTTTAAGGCTCCGGCAG AGTCGTTTAGGAGGGAGGGAGAAGAGTTGGTGTGGAAGGATGGTTGGGCAGCTAATTTAAACGAGGAAAACTATAGATTAAAGAAGAAAattgtaggcaacttccgaggacTAACGTTGAAGGAAAATGTGGAGGATTGGTGGATATGGGCTAAGAAGACGTATTCCGTGAAGGACGCTTATACAGAAATTATGGAGGGGTATCACCTGCTGAATATTGAAGACCAAGGCTTGGTGGCTGTTTGGAACAAAATCGTTCCTCTAAAAGTGTTGGTGTTAGTCTGGAGGATGTGGCAAAACAAAATCCCGACGAGAGATGATTTAATCAAGCAAGGTATAGCAGCTGAATCTCAAGGGTCCTGTCCATTTGGATGTGGAAAGGAGGAGAGCGTGAATCATATTTTCTTCGAGTGCCTAATAGCAACATTTTCGTGGAGTGATATCGTGAGATGGTTGAATATTAAAGGAGTCTTTCATAATACTGCTACGCAGAATTTCTATCTATTTGCATATTTCAATAATAGTGGTAGGAGCATACAGGAAAAATTTCTTGTCATTTGGTATGCTTGTGTTTGGATTATTTGGAAAAGACGGAATGACATAGTGTTCAAAAAGAAGCATAAGTTGGGAGAAGCTTTTATCTACGACATCCAATTGACATCTTGGTGGTGGCTTCGGAGTAAGGTTAAAAGGTTCCAATATTCGTTTTACCAGTGGATTTTTAATCCAAAAGCTTGTCTGGGATGGAATGATGGATATAAGGTGGTTGTGTAA